A single window of Actinomycetota bacterium DNA harbors:
- a CDS encoding alkaline phosphatase family protein yields the protein MHSDSLADDASAVLLGDALAHVVDMVLVRGDGRFEAHTREGSVSARRDGTIEWARNRNPLERQDAGAFRPLEREIAHVRPPSHTNHYPDAYDRIGQLFEDPRAPDLVVLHAPAHNWEERGGHRGEHGSLDLVQSRAPLILAGAGLGRLGRLERSARMVDIAPTLARLAGVHAASDGRLLRAQEGRVLEEALDPDAFAKNVVAFLCDGTNANVLYAMADAGELPCIARLMSEGTTYGHGCISSFPSVTLANHTTALTGAHPGRHGILHNYYFDRAARRQIKANEPATWHQAREEIRADVETLFEAVARSGGGFTAAVNEPCDRGAGYATFDLVRAAGVGGIAGALPDARGLPDTTEMFAATPGGYAWASSADHIAVRQAIDVWLGVAGNPRPRVMWINLILPDAAAHAGGPYSEIARAGLRDTDRRIARILDALDWGNGETAFVVLADHGMEETDPECKGDFDEALARAGIPFRDEGYGFIYLGE from the coding sequence GTGCACTCGGACTCGCTTGCGGACGACGCGTCGGCCGTGCTGCTGGGCGACGCGCTCGCGCACGTAGTGGACATGGTCCTTGTGCGCGGCGATGGGAGGTTTGAGGCGCACACACGCGAAGGCTCGGTGTCGGCGCGCCGCGACGGGACCATCGAGTGGGCGCGCAACCGCAATCCTTTGGAGCGCCAGGACGCAGGGGCCTTCCGTCCGTTGGAGCGCGAGATCGCGCACGTTCGACCGCCGTCGCACACGAATCACTACCCCGACGCCTATGACCGGATCGGCCAGCTCTTCGAGGATCCGCGCGCGCCGGACCTCGTGGTGCTGCACGCGCCCGCGCACAACTGGGAGGAGCGCGGTGGTCACCGTGGAGAGCACGGATCGCTGGATCTGGTGCAGTCGCGCGCACCGCTGATCCTTGCCGGTGCCGGGCTGGGAAGGCTCGGGCGTCTCGAGCGCAGTGCACGCATGGTGGACATCGCTCCCACTCTGGCTCGCCTCGCCGGCGTTCACGCCGCGTCCGATGGCCGGCTGCTGCGCGCGCAAGAGGGGCGAGTGCTCGAGGAGGCGCTGGACCCCGATGCGTTCGCCAAGAACGTCGTGGCGTTTCTGTGTGACGGGACGAACGCGAACGTGCTTTACGCCATGGCCGACGCGGGTGAATTGCCGTGCATCGCACGTCTGATGTCCGAGGGAACGACGTACGGGCACGGATGCATCTCGTCGTTTCCCAGCGTCACGCTCGCCAACCACACGACGGCGCTCACCGGTGCGCACCCAGGGCGCCACGGCATCTTGCACAACTACTACTTCGACAGAGCGGCCCGCCGGCAGATCAAAGCGAACGAGCCGGCGACCTGGCACCAGGCGCGCGAGGAGATCCGCGCGGACGTCGAAACGTTGTTCGAGGCCGTTGCTCGCTCCGGCGGCGGATTCACCGCCGCGGTGAACGAACCTTGCGATCGCGGCGCGGGGTACGCAACGTTCGATTTGGTGCGTGCCGCCGGGGTCGGCGGGATCGCGGGAGCGCTGCCCGACGCGCGCGGGCTGCCCGACACCACCGAGATGTTTGCGGCGACTCCCGGCGGATACGCGTGGGCAAGCTCTGCCGATCACATCGCGGTTCGCCAGGCCATCGATGTGTGGTTGGGAGTCGCGGGCAACCCGCGTCCGCGCGTGATGTGGATCAACCTCATTCTTCCGGACGCGGCGGCGCACGCAGGTGGACCGTATTCGGAGATCGCGCGCGCCGGACTTCGTGATACCGACCGCCGGATCGCTCGGATTCTGGACGCGCTCGACTGGGGCAACGGCGAGACGGCATTCGTAGTGCTTGCCGATCACGGGATGGAGGAAACCGATCCCGAATGCAAAGGGGACTTCGACGAAGCGCTGGCGCGCGCCGGCATTCCCTTCCGCGACGAGGGTTACGGGTTCATCTACCTCGGCGAGTGA
- a CDS encoding glycoside hydrolase family 38 C-terminal domain-containing protein, with amino-acid sequence MRDYTRAVRARRVLHIVPHTHWDREWYEPFEGYRFLLVKTLDRLLDLLDSDPAFSHFNFDGQTAAIEDYLEVRPEAQERIRAAVQNGRIAMGPWRILMDEFLCSAETIVRNLQQGVASCARFGRHMRVGYIPDSFGHIAQMPQILQLAGLTDAVVWRGVPRAVDRTSFWWVAPDGSRVRTAYLATSYSNAATLPDRVEDLLVRARRIADDLEPFRPGDVLLAMNGSDHRPPQPHLPAAMAAANAAQDEFKLRVGSVEEYLRALPAPDDLPVWRGELRSGARANLLMGVAGVRVPLKQAEFTASALLERYAEPLQALAGSDTGRLLERAWRWMVENSAHDSICGCGIDAVADQVLARYQEATRVSDLVAADSLKQLGARLDTASLPQGREAAIVFNPSARPRSGGAVEVTLTAPGEPGALAFRAADGSLAPAQVLATQERIVVDMTLRGTQLARIVPTIHSRQISELWVNSVTVEPGSPAIVRMRLSPVPEGEFDVEAAKRAVEGLARRRPKAKFRVLGVGPPLCRALVRLPEVGGLGWTLLEPVSARDIPGPAARADGHVLDNGILRAEVGADGRVALTRLADGFRYEELLGIEESGDAGDEYNYSPPEQDLVVTEPSGPVVIDEVSAGPVEAALRFTRTYRVPAGLTGGGRARARRMIPMRVHTEIALRAGEAFLRARIDLENGATDHRVRVIVPLPFTTEHSWADGAFDVVERKLLAEGGDHEFGLPTFPCRRWVDVGDGTNGLAIFHRGTPEYEVPEGRTVAVTLLRGVGWLSRQGMAYRAGPAGPMLQTPGAQLIGDHRFELALYPHTGDRRAANVHDVSETYAYPARATIVRAHSGALPAQGSGLQIEPASVQLSALVRENGSLACRIYNASAEPARARITFGPVLQVRDASLVGLLGDVRAPVEVEGNTAAVDLRAWEIATLRLT; translated from the coding sequence GTGAGGGACTATACTCGCGCCGTGCGCGCGCGCCGGGTTCTTCACATCGTGCCTCACACGCACTGGGATCGCGAGTGGTACGAGCCCTTCGAGGGATACCGGTTCCTTCTCGTCAAGACGCTGGACCGGCTGCTGGATCTACTTGACTCCGATCCCGCTTTCTCGCATTTCAACTTCGACGGCCAAACTGCCGCGATCGAGGATTACCTCGAAGTGCGCCCCGAGGCGCAAGAGCGCATCCGAGCCGCGGTTCAAAACGGACGCATCGCGATGGGTCCCTGGCGAATCCTGATGGACGAATTCTTGTGCTCTGCCGAGACCATCGTGCGAAACCTTCAACAAGGCGTCGCGTCCTGCGCGCGGTTCGGCCGGCACATGCGCGTCGGCTACATCCCGGATTCCTTCGGACACATCGCGCAGATGCCCCAGATCCTGCAACTCGCGGGACTCACCGACGCGGTGGTCTGGCGCGGTGTGCCGCGAGCAGTCGACCGAACCTCGTTTTGGTGGGTGGCTCCCGACGGCTCCCGAGTTCGCACGGCGTACCTGGCAACGTCGTACTCAAACGCGGCGACGCTGCCCGATCGAGTCGAGGATCTGCTCGTGCGCGCGCGCCGTATCGCGGACGACCTCGAGCCATTCCGACCCGGAGATGTTCTACTCGCTATGAACGGCAGCGATCACCGCCCGCCGCAGCCGCACTTGCCCGCCGCCATGGCCGCAGCCAATGCGGCGCAGGACGAGTTCAAGCTGCGCGTCGGATCCGTGGAGGAATACCTGCGCGCGCTGCCTGCGCCGGACGACCTGCCTGTGTGGCGCGGCGAGTTGCGCTCGGGGGCGCGCGCCAATCTGCTCATGGGAGTCGCCGGAGTGCGGGTGCCGCTCAAGCAAGCGGAGTTCACCGCGTCGGCACTGCTGGAGCGCTACGCAGAACCCCTGCAAGCGCTCGCAGGCTCGGACACGGGGCGACTGCTCGAGCGCGCATGGCGCTGGATGGTTGAGAACTCCGCTCACGACTCGATCTGCGGCTGCGGCATCGACGCCGTCGCCGACCAGGTGCTTGCGCGCTATCAGGAAGCCACGCGCGTCTCCGACCTCGTTGCGGCCGACTCGCTAAAGCAGCTCGGCGCGCGCCTCGACACTGCCTCGCTGCCGCAGGGACGCGAGGCAGCGATCGTGTTCAACCCATCTGCGCGGCCGCGATCGGGAGGCGCCGTCGAGGTCACGCTTACCGCCCCCGGAGAGCCGGGCGCACTTGCGTTTCGCGCCGCCGACGGTTCACTTGCGCCGGCGCAAGTCCTGGCAACCCAGGAGCGCATCGTCGTCGACATGACGTTGCGGGGCACCCAACTCGCGCGGATCGTTCCAACCATCCACTCACGACAGATCAGCGAGCTGTGGGTGAACAGCGTGACCGTCGAGCCGGGCTCGCCGGCGATCGTACGCATGCGTCTGTCTCCGGTTCCCGAGGGCGAATTCGACGTCGAAGCGGCAAAGCGAGCCGTCGAGGGACTCGCGCGCCGCCGGCCGAAGGCGAAGTTCCGCGTCTTGGGCGTGGGGCCACCGCTGTGCCGCGCGCTCGTGCGCCTTCCCGAAGTAGGCGGCCTCGGTTGGACCTTGCTCGAGCCGGTCTCGGCGCGCGACATCCCCGGCCCCGCCGCGCGCGCGGACGGGCACGTGCTGGACAACGGCATCTTGCGCGCCGAGGTCGGCGCCGACGGGCGGGTCGCGCTCACTCGCCTTGCCGACGGGTTCCGCTACGAGGAACTCCTGGGCATCGAAGAAAGCGGGGACGCCGGCGACGAATACAACTACTCGCCGCCGGAGCAAGACCTCGTCGTCACCGAACCGTCCGGACCGGTCGTCATCGACGAAGTCTCGGCCGGACCGGTCGAGGCAGCGCTGCGCTTCACGCGCACCTACCGCGTGCCGGCGGGACTCACCGGCGGCGGCCGCGCGCGCGCACGCCGAATGATCCCCATGCGCGTACATACCGAGATCGCATTGCGCGCCGGCGAGGCGTTCCTGCGCGCCCGCATCGACCTCGAAAACGGCGCGACCGACCACCGCGTCCGCGTCATCGTCCCGTTGCCGTTCACCACCGAGCACTCGTGGGCCGACGGCGCCTTCGACGTCGTAGAGCGCAAACTGCTTGCCGAGGGCGGCGATCACGAGTTCGGCCTGCCGACGTTCCCTTGCAGGCGATGGGTGGACGTCGGCGACGGGACGAACGGCCTGGCGATCTTTCACCGCGGCACACCCGAATACGAGGTTCCGGAAGGACGCACTGTGGCCGTCACGCTACTGCGCGGAGTTGGGTGGCTTTCTCGACAGGGAATGGCATACCGCGCAGGGCCCGCCGGTCCGATGCTGCAGACCCCCGGCGCCCAACTAATCGGAGATCACCGCTTCGAGTTGGCGCTGTATCCACATACCGGCGACCGGCGCGCCGCGAACGTGCACGACGTGTCCGAGACCTACGCGTACCCTGCGAGGGCAACGATCGTGCGCGCACACTCCGGTGCGCTCCCCGCCCAAGGTTCAGGCCTTCAAATCGAACCGGCGAGCGTTCAGCTTTCCGCGCTGGTTCGCGAGAACGGCTCACTTGCGTGCCGGATCTACAACGCCTCCGCCGAACCGGCGCGCGCGCGCATCACGTTCGGCCCGGTGCTCCAAGTGCGAGACGCATCGCTCGTGGGACTGCTCGGGGACGTGCGCGCGCCCGTTGAGGTGGAAGGCAACACGGCGGCAGTTGACCTGCGCGCGTGGGAAATCGCAACCCTGCGTCTGACCTGA
- a CDS encoding SDR family NAD(P)-dependent oxidoreductase, giving the protein MNVVVTGASAGIGRAFALQYARAGAEVALVARGRDRLEVVAAEVEAAGGRAHVFQADIGDRTEVEKAMSAALERMGSVDVLVNNAGMAGGGAVTDLDIDRIERVMTVNYLGAVCATKAILPGMLERGSGTIINVASVAGRVGLPEAAAYSASKFAMVGFFESLAAEVSRRGVRVVTVNPGPVRTATFPHAHLPGLLLARADSVVRIARRAAARGSWEVSAPRYMGVAAVGRATVPPLYRTVMRALARFGSKLIIM; this is encoded by the coding sequence ATGAACGTTGTGGTGACGGGAGCATCTGCAGGGATCGGGCGCGCGTTCGCGCTGCAGTACGCGCGCGCGGGAGCCGAGGTTGCGCTGGTCGCGCGAGGCCGGGACCGGCTGGAGGTCGTCGCCGCTGAGGTCGAGGCAGCCGGGGGGCGCGCCCACGTGTTCCAGGCCGATATTGGTGACCGGACCGAGGTCGAGAAGGCCATGAGCGCGGCGCTGGAGCGAATGGGCTCTGTGGACGTGCTTGTGAACAACGCAGGTATGGCCGGCGGCGGGGCGGTGACCGATCTGGACATCGACCGGATCGAGCGAGTGATGACCGTGAACTACCTCGGTGCGGTTTGCGCAACGAAGGCGATCCTTCCGGGGATGCTGGAGCGGGGGAGCGGGACGATCATCAACGTGGCCTCGGTAGCGGGACGTGTTGGATTGCCGGAGGCCGCGGCGTATTCGGCGAGCAAGTTCGCGATGGTCGGCTTCTTCGAATCCCTCGCCGCCGAGGTTTCCCGGCGTGGAGTGCGCGTTGTGACGGTCAATCCGGGACCGGTGCGGACCGCGACGTTCCCGCACGCGCATCTGCCCGGCCTGCTTCTGGCGCGCGCCGATTCGGTCGTGCGGATCGCGCGCCGGGCCGCCGCGCGCGGATCGTGGGAGGTGTCGGCTCCGCGTTACATGGGGGTTGCAGCAGTCGGCCGCGCGACGGTTCCTCCGCTGTATCGGACTGTGATGCGCGCGCTCGCTAGGTTCGGGAGCAAGCTCATCATCATGTAG
- a CDS encoding M15 family metallopeptidase, producing the protein MALLALLALAGCGAARVDEPGPALRIPAARIAAPAAVSKATTVRPAQAVAPSLVGADKTGTVLDEARLHQYFGSFSVARGPDGTVAPDARWVRAAIADWRVPVLGTVRCHRNILPQLYYAMREIQQRGLAPLIRSYDGCYVPRFQRLDDTVLSAHTWGIAIDINASQIPQGEEPAMDPRVVSIMQRWGFAWGGNFDIPDGMHFEFARFPRA; encoded by the coding sequence GTGGCGCTTCTCGCGTTGCTCGCGTTGGCCGGGTGCGGGGCTGCCCGGGTGGACGAGCCCGGCCCGGCACTGCGGATTCCCGCCGCGCGGATCGCGGCGCCGGCGGCTGTGTCGAAGGCCACGACCGTACGGCCGGCCCAAGCAGTTGCCCCATCGCTCGTCGGCGCGGACAAGACCGGAACCGTTCTGGACGAAGCGCGGCTTCACCAATACTTCGGCTCGTTCTCGGTTGCGCGCGGCCCGGACGGCACCGTCGCCCCCGATGCACGGTGGGTGCGCGCGGCCATCGCCGACTGGCGTGTCCCCGTGCTCGGGACGGTCCGCTGCCACCGCAACATTCTCCCGCAGCTCTACTACGCGATGCGAGAGATTCAGCAACGCGGACTGGCCCCGCTCATCCGTTCGTACGACGGATGCTACGTGCCTCGATTCCAGCGCCTGGACGACACCGTGCTGTCGGCCCACACCTGGGGCATCGCGATCGACATCAACGCTTCGCAGATCCCCCAGGGAGAAGAGCCTGCAATGGACCCGCGTGTCGTTTCCATCATGCAGCGATGGGGTTTCGCTTGGGGCGGGAACTTCGACATCCCCGACGGGATGCACTTCGAGTTCGCACGTTTCCCGCGCGCCTGA
- a CDS encoding molybdopterin-binding protein produces the protein MDAAVVVVGDEILSGHVHDANTHFIATRLVLHGHRLCRAVVIGDDPGHIAAEIGRELAGSAGIVFVCGGLGPTHDDRTMEGVAAALGADLVPCEPLAARLEELIARAGTAGFAEALGAAGLRKMALAPRGAEALVCSLGVTPAVVIDDARARIVVLPGPPRELQTVFREAVEPRFLEGTGERVHREEIVHWFPESALAETLSRIQADYPSVAIGSYPRAEDVLIRLAGPEDAVGAAADAVRALIDAVTSTDEGRRLVAFMDQRRARRREE, from the coding sequence ATGGATGCAGCGGTGGTCGTCGTCGGGGACGAGATACTGTCGGGTCACGTCCACGACGCCAACACGCACTTCATCGCGACGCGGCTGGTCCTGCACGGGCATCGCTTGTGCCGGGCGGTCGTCATCGGGGACGACCCCGGGCACATCGCGGCCGAGATCGGCAGGGAACTGGCGGGGTCGGCCGGCATTGTGTTCGTGTGCGGTGGGCTCGGACCGACGCACGACGATCGCACGATGGAGGGAGTCGCAGCGGCGCTCGGTGCTGATCTTGTTCCGTGTGAGCCGCTTGCGGCGCGCTTGGAGGAACTCATCGCGCGCGCCGGCACGGCGGGATTCGCTGAGGCGCTGGGAGCCGCGGGACTTCGGAAGATGGCGCTGGCGCCTCGCGGCGCGGAGGCTCTGGTGTGCTCGCTGGGCGTCACTCCCGCCGTCGTCATCGACGATGCGCGCGCGCGCATCGTCGTTCTGCCGGGTCCACCCCGTGAATTGCAGACCGTATTTCGCGAAGCGGTCGAGCCGCGTTTTCTCGAAGGCACCGGCGAACGCGTGCATCGAGAAGAGATAGTGCATTGGTTTCCGGAATCGGCCTTGGCGGAGACGCTGTCGCGGATCCAGGCCGACTACCCCAGCGTTGCGATCGGGTCGTATCCGCGTGCAGAGGACGTTTTGATTCGTCTTGCGGGACCCGAGGATGCGGTCGGTGCCGCGGCGGATGCGGTGCGGGCGCTGATCGACGCCGTCACGTCGACCGACGAGGGACGTCGTCTTGTCGCATTCATGGATCAGCGCCGCGCGCGCCGTCGCGAGGAGTAG